The following are from one region of the Paenibacillus sp. JZ16 genome:
- a CDS encoding XTP/dITP diphosphatase, producing the protein MTLTLGDTLIVATRNQGKVKEFAHAFAAFGTEVKSMYDYPDLPDVVEDGATFAANAFKKAKAVGDALGLPVLADDSGLCVDALNGAPGVYSARYAGEHGADEDNNEKLLGELEQLRLGEDTEQPLLSPARFVCVLVLYDPVSGEKLEAEGSVEGWITSDPSGKGGFGYDPLFYLPSHEKTMAELSLEEKQEISHRGQALRKLVADLQAR; encoded by the coding sequence ATGACATTGACACTTGGAGACACGTTAATCGTAGCTACCCGCAATCAGGGGAAAGTCAAGGAATTTGCGCATGCTTTTGCTGCTTTTGGTACGGAGGTCAAGAGCATGTACGATTACCCTGATCTGCCGGATGTCGTTGAGGACGGAGCCACATTTGCAGCCAATGCATTTAAAAAAGCCAAGGCGGTTGGCGACGCACTGGGATTGCCTGTTCTGGCCGATGATTCGGGATTGTGCGTGGATGCGCTGAATGGCGCGCCTGGCGTTTATTCCGCCAGATATGCCGGCGAGCACGGCGCGGATGAGGACAATAACGAGAAGCTGCTCGGTGAGCTGGAACAATTAAGGCTCGGTGAGGATACGGAGCAGCCCTTGCTAAGTCCGGCCCGATTTGTCTGTGTGCTGGTGCTGTATGATCCGGTCTCGGGAGAAAAGCTTGAGGCTGAAGGGAGCGTTGAAGGCTGGATCACGTCGGATCCGTCCGGAAAAGGCGGGTTTGGATATGATCCGCTGTTCTACCTGCCAAGCCATGAGAAGACGATGGCCGAGCTTTCCCTGGAGGAGAAGCAGGAGATCAGCCATCGGGGCCAAGCGCTGCGCAAGCTTGTAGCGGACCTACAGGCACGATAA
- the rph gene encoding ribonuclease PH, translating to MRSNGRKSDELRPMNLSTHVNKYAEGSVYIEMGDTKVLITATVDEKVPPFLKGQGKGWVTAEYSMLPRATQSRNQREANRGKLSGRTMEIQRLIGRALRSVVNLHALGERTITLDCDVIQADGGTRTTSITGAFVALAIAVNKIAEQHKLAVFPITDYLASISVGIAGGQALLDLNYEEDSKAKVDMNLVMTGSGKFVEVQGTGEESPFSREELDQILELGEQGIRELIGRQQEALGPIAAKIGSVNASTGV from the coding sequence ATGAGATCTAACGGACGTAAGAGCGATGAGCTTCGACCGATGAATTTATCGACCCATGTGAATAAATATGCGGAAGGCTCCGTGTACATCGAGATGGGAGACACCAAGGTGCTGATTACGGCAACCGTGGATGAGAAGGTTCCCCCGTTTCTGAAAGGACAAGGAAAGGGCTGGGTGACGGCTGAGTACTCCATGCTGCCGCGCGCCACACAATCCCGTAACCAACGGGAAGCCAATCGCGGTAAACTCAGTGGCCGGACGATGGAAATTCAGCGATTGATCGGCAGAGCGCTTAGGTCTGTTGTGAATCTGCATGCTCTTGGCGAGCGGACAATTACGCTGGACTGCGATGTAATCCAGGCGGATGGCGGAACGCGGACCACCTCCATTACAGGAGCATTTGTAGCTTTAGCCATAGCGGTAAATAAAATTGCAGAACAACATAAACTAGCGGTATTTCCGATTACGGACTACCTGGCCTCCATTAGCGTGGGCATTGCAGGCGGACAGGCGCTGCTGGATCTGAATTATGAAGAGGATTCCAAAGCGAAGGTGGACATGAATCTGGTCATGACCGGAAGCGGCAAATTCGTTGAGGTTCAGGGAACCGGCGAAGAAAGCCCGTTCTCTCGTGAGGAACTGGATCAGATCCTGGAGCTTGGGGAACAGGGAATCCGCGAGCTGATCGGACGTCAGCAAGAGGCGCTTGGCCCGATTGCAGCAAAAATCGGTTCCGTGAATGCGAGTACTGGAGTATAA
- the asnB gene encoding asparagine synthase (glutamine-hydrolyzing), with protein sequence MCGITGFIQWSGDLTQDSQLLVKMTESLAHRGPDGSGTWISNPCAFGHRRLSVIDPENGAQPMIIHREEEVYAIVYNGELYNAAELKDELVRRGHRFNTKCDTEVLLVSYIEWGPDCLERLNGIFAFAIWDSVREQVFLARDRVGVKPLFYSYIDGTLVFGSEPKALLQHPKVEPVVGAEGLAEVFIIGPARTPGHGVYKDIAELRPGMAMIFNREGLRKYTYWKLESKPHEDDADQTASYLRDLLRDTVERQLVSDVPVCSLLSGGLDSSALSSLAVDYYKRTGQGQVHTYSVDYVDNNKHFKSHSFQPGADAPWIKRMHEELGTDHHWIEFDTPELVEALDVSTQKRDLPGMADVDASLLLFCREIKKGATVAISGEAADEIFGGYPWFHREEMLNSGTFPWSVAPDMRAGLLSAEIRDWIKPLEYLGDRYADAVAEVPKLDGESGQQAKMRVMSYLNITRFMPTLLDRKDRMSMGVGLEVRVPYTDHRLIDYVWNIPWSIKTTGDREKGILRKALEGVLPDDVLYRKKSPYPKTHNPNYLAAVKAQVLSILDDPSSPLLPLIDTARIRELASSPDASSNLPWFGQLMSGPQLFAYLAQVHFWLKEYNVSIR encoded by the coding sequence TCCGGCACCTGGATTTCCAACCCGTGCGCATTCGGTCACCGAAGACTCAGCGTGATCGACCCCGAAAATGGCGCCCAGCCGATGATCATTCATCGGGAAGAGGAAGTCTATGCCATTGTATATAACGGGGAATTATATAATGCTGCGGAGCTTAAAGACGAATTGGTACGACGCGGTCATCGTTTCAATACCAAATGCGACACGGAAGTTTTGTTAGTCTCTTATATCGAATGGGGTCCCGATTGCCTGGAACGCCTCAATGGCATATTTGCATTCGCGATTTGGGACAGCGTGCGGGAACAAGTATTTTTGGCTCGAGACCGGGTAGGGGTAAAACCCCTGTTCTATAGTTACATTGACGGAACGCTCGTATTCGGATCGGAACCGAAAGCATTGCTACAGCATCCGAAGGTGGAGCCTGTGGTCGGGGCCGAGGGGCTTGCGGAAGTGTTTATTATCGGTCCGGCGCGAACCCCGGGACATGGTGTCTACAAGGATATCGCAGAGCTTCGCCCTGGAATGGCGATGATCTTTAACCGGGAAGGATTGCGCAAGTATACCTATTGGAAGCTGGAAAGCAAGCCCCATGAGGATGATGCGGATCAGACGGCAAGCTACTTACGCGATCTTCTGCGGGACACCGTTGAACGTCAGCTGGTATCCGATGTACCGGTCTGCTCCCTGTTATCAGGCGGTCTTGATTCCAGTGCGCTCTCCTCGCTCGCCGTCGATTACTACAAACGGACGGGCCAAGGACAAGTGCACACCTACTCCGTCGATTATGTGGACAACAACAAACATTTTAAATCCCATTCCTTCCAGCCGGGCGCGGATGCGCCATGGATCAAACGGATGCACGAGGAGCTGGGCACGGACCACCATTGGATTGAATTCGACACGCCCGAACTGGTCGAAGCGTTAGATGTCTCCACGCAGAAGCGGGACCTCCCGGGCATGGCTGACGTGGACGCCTCCCTTCTCCTCTTCTGCCGTGAGATTAAAAAAGGCGCGACCGTCGCCATATCCGGTGAAGCCGCTGATGAAATATTCGGCGGTTACCCTTGGTTTCACCGGGAAGAAATGCTGAATTCCGGTACTTTCCCATGGTCTGTCGCCCCGGATATGAGAGCCGGGCTGCTGTCTGCCGAAATTCGGGACTGGATCAAACCGCTGGAATACCTCGGAGACCGTTATGCCGATGCGGTAGCCGAAGTGCCGAAGCTGGACGGGGAGTCCGGGCAGCAGGCCAAAATGCGGGTCATGTCCTATCTCAATATCACCCGCTTCATGCCAACGCTCCTCGATCGCAAAGACCGGATGAGCATGGGCGTTGGGCTGGAGGTCCGCGTTCCATATACCGATCATCGCCTGATCGATTATGTGTGGAATATTCCTTGGAGCATCAAAACGACAGGCGACCGTGAAAAAGGCATTCTGCGCAAAGCTCTTGAAGGTGTGCTTCCCGACGATGTCCTGTACCGCAAAAAAAGCCCGTATCCCAAAACTCACAATCCGAACTATCTGGCAGCCGTCAAAGCGCAGGTGCTGTCCATTCTGGACGATCCTTCTTCACCGCTGCTTCCGCTCATCGATACGGCACGGATCCGGGAATTGGCTTCTTCGCCGGATGCTTCCTCCAATCTCCCTTGGTTCGGTCAATTGATGTCCGGTCCGCAGCTGTTTGCCTACCTGGCCCAGGTGCATTTCTGGCTCAAAGAGTATAACGTATCCATACGTTAA